Proteins encoded by one window of Actinocorallia herbida:
- a CDS encoding carboxylate--amine ligase/circularly permuted type 2 ATP-grasp protein translates to MQERPESVAVGVEEEFHLVDLRTRRLVPRADAVLERLQAERFSTELQRSVVETNSRPFVSLADLAEDLAALRRGVVEQAEGAGLGAVAAGTVPIVDMEALDVTPDPRYENMLEEYQLLAREQLICGTQVHVEVPDRDLAVRVAHRVAPWTPVLLALSASSPFWLGEDSGYASARTLLWSRWPTTGPPPRVESAQEYDDLIADLIRTGVITDPGMIYYDLRPSSHLPTLELRIPDSCPRVEDVTLLAGLFRALVVAALQDLEEGRPPIRSRSELVRAQTWRAAREGLEGELVDPVGGRPFAAALVVHRLLDRLRPVLEENGDWDLVAELAHASLERGSSAARQRAAFAAGGLEEVVDLLVAETRMHTESGPEKPRTRVMEMLRGYDSSADEAIVFDRTARRPYGLVLTAFDRLGPEGVAAREDRRDEVQRGLGMFFRTGDAEDRLFPFDLFPRIVAGQDWGAVSTGLAQRARALEAFLDDAYGDREIVKDGVVSAALIDSSPGMRPEGRLVVPGVVRCAVTGTDLVRTSAGRWYVLEDNLRVPSGIGYAMANRWLAARVLPELVRAAPTSSPRRAVAVLREALTHQSRALALVSEGPADAAFYEHRLLASELGVPLVVPGDLRVDARHRVFAGDVPVEVLYRRIEEADLFAAVPGLRDALAEGTLTLANAPGNGLADDKALYSYVPDFISYYLDETPILDNVPTFLCREPDRLAEVLDRLAELVVKPVDGYGGRGVVIGPDASPAELAEVRALITADPAAWIAQETIELSTHPTFAGGRLEPRAVDLRAFVCMGAETEVVPLALTRVAEAGSRIVNSSRGGGSKDTWLLS, encoded by the coding sequence ATGCAGGAGAGACCGGAATCCGTCGCCGTCGGAGTAGAGGAGGAGTTCCACCTGGTGGACCTGCGGACGCGGCGGCTCGTGCCGCGCGCGGACGCGGTGCTGGAGAGGTTGCAGGCCGAGCGGTTCTCCACCGAGCTGCAGCGGTCGGTGGTGGAGACGAACTCCAGGCCGTTCGTATCGCTCGCGGACCTCGCGGAGGATCTCGCGGCGCTGCGGCGCGGGGTCGTGGAGCAGGCCGAAGGGGCCGGGCTGGGCGCGGTGGCGGCGGGAACCGTCCCGATCGTCGACATGGAGGCGCTCGACGTCACGCCCGACCCGCGCTACGAGAACATGCTGGAGGAGTACCAGCTGCTCGCGCGCGAGCAGCTGATCTGCGGGACGCAGGTGCACGTCGAGGTGCCGGACCGTGACCTCGCGGTGCGGGTCGCGCACCGGGTCGCGCCGTGGACGCCGGTGCTGCTGGCGCTGTCGGCGTCGTCGCCGTTCTGGCTGGGGGAGGACTCCGGCTACGCCAGCGCCCGGACGCTGCTGTGGTCGCGCTGGCCGACGACGGGGCCGCCGCCGCGGGTGGAGAGCGCGCAGGAGTACGACGACCTGATCGCCGACCTCATCCGGACGGGCGTCATCACCGATCCGGGGATGATCTACTACGACCTGAGGCCGTCCTCCCACCTTCCGACGCTCGAGCTGCGCATCCCGGACTCGTGCCCCCGTGTCGAGGACGTGACCCTGCTCGCCGGGCTGTTCCGGGCCCTGGTCGTCGCCGCGCTCCAGGATCTCGAGGAGGGGCGGCCGCCGATCCGGTCGCGGTCGGAGCTGGTCCGCGCGCAGACCTGGCGGGCCGCCCGCGAGGGACTCGAAGGCGAACTCGTCGATCCGGTCGGCGGGCGGCCGTTCGCCGCGGCGCTGGTCGTGCACCGGCTCCTGGACCGGCTCAGGCCCGTCCTGGAGGAGAACGGGGACTGGGACCTGGTCGCGGAGCTCGCCCACGCGTCGCTGGAGCGGGGCAGCTCGGCGGCCAGGCAGCGCGCCGCGTTCGCGGCCGGCGGGCTGGAGGAGGTCGTCGACCTGCTCGTCGCCGAGACGCGCATGCACACCGAGAGCGGGCCGGAGAAGCCGCGCACCCGGGTGATGGAGATGCTGCGGGGCTACGACAGCTCCGCCGACGAGGCGATCGTGTTCGACCGGACGGCCCGCCGCCCCTATGGCCTCGTCCTGACCGCGTTCGACCGGCTCGGTCCCGAGGGCGTCGCCGCACGGGAGGACCGCCGCGACGAGGTCCAGCGCGGGCTCGGCATGTTCTTCCGCACCGGCGACGCCGAAGACCGGCTGTTCCCCTTCGACCTGTTCCCCCGGATCGTCGCGGGCCAGGACTGGGGCGCGGTCTCCACCGGGCTCGCCCAGCGCGCCAGAGCCCTCGAGGCCTTCCTCGACGACGCCTACGGCGATCGTGAGATCGTCAAGGACGGCGTGGTGTCCGCCGCACTGATCGACTCTTCGCCCGGGATGCGGCCGGAAGGGCGGCTGGTCGTGCCCGGGGTGGTCCGGTGCGCGGTGACCGGCACCGATCTCGTCCGTACCAGCGCGGGCCGCTGGTACGTGCTGGAGGACAACCTGCGGGTCCCGTCGGGCATCGGGTACGCGATGGCGAACCGGTGGCTCGCGGCGCGGGTGCTGCCCGAACTCGTCAGGGCGGCGCCGACGTCCTCGCCGCGCCGGGCGGTGGCCGTTCTGCGGGAGGCGCTGACGCACCAGTCGCGGGCGCTCGCGCTGGTGAGCGAGGGCCCGGCGGACGCGGCGTTCTACGAGCACCGGCTGCTGGCCTCCGAGCTCGGTGTGCCGCTGGTCGTCCCGGGCGACCTGCGGGTGGACGCGCGGCACCGGGTCTTCGCGGGCGACGTCCCCGTCGAGGTGCTGTACCGGCGGATCGAGGAGGCCGACCTGTTCGCGGCGGTCCCCGGCCTCCGGGACGCGCTCGCCGAGGGGACGCTGACCCTCGCCAACGCGCCCGGCAACGGACTCGCCGACGACAAGGCCCTGTACAGCTACGTTCCCGACTTCATCTCCTATTACCTGGACGAGACGCCGATCCTGGACAACGTGCCGACCTTCCTGTGCCGGGAGCCCGACCGGCTCGCCGAGGTGCTGGACCGGCTCGCCGAACTCGTCGTCAAGCCCGTCGACGGGTACGGCGGCAGGGGCGTCGTGATCGGCCCCGACGCGTCGCCCGCCGAGCTGGCCGAGGTCCGGGCCCTGATCACCGCGGATCCCGCGGCCTGGATCGCGCAGGAGACGATCGAGCTCTCGACCCACCCGACCTTCGCGGGCGGGCGGCTGGAACCCCGGGCCGTCGATCTGCGGGCCTTCGTGTGCATGGGCGCCGAGACCGAGGTGGTGCCGCTCGCCTTGACGCGGGTCGCGGAGGCGGGCAGCCGGATCGTCAACTCCTCGCGCGGCGGCGGCTCGAAGGACACCTGGCTTCTCTCCTGA
- a CDS encoding ABC transporter ATP-binding protein/permease, with translation MSRGFQGALMRGLGSQDHEVTVVESFLLAPKFLRVRMNAPGLLADLDPGPAAYLRFWFPDPEGSDTEFQRGFTLTEWDRDTGDFAVDFVLHDPPGPATVWAQAAGPGTTVPVSAFGSKKFTVADEVPAGYLLIGDAASIPAINGILGVIPAKTPVEVVLEWHDEDDRLIPVTAHPRARVRWVPRGDTASLSEALEARDWSNWYAWAAAELGSIKQVRNRLRKEFGFPKSEVHAQGYWMRGSALSTLRRDRSAERPTPETSAAVPEQARAEVPSSAEGAPAEAPSGEPVRGAWKAQAAGRLIAPLRPTLMLAGLLQALVTLVQLAPFVLLVELSRRLLDGAGPDALRAVGVTAPALLGAGTALGALLLLWLHGVDARFARGLRERLLGKLARLPLGWFTARGSGAVKQLVQDDTLALHYLITHAVPDAVAAAVAPIAVLAYLFWVDWRIALALLIPVLVYIVTMAVMTAQSGAKIAQAQRWAERMNGEAAEYLRGQPVIRVFGAAAEGYRRSLDGYIGFLNDWRRPFIGKKTVMDLATRQGTFLWLIAVIGTPLVVGGRMDPVDLLPFLLLGTTFGARLLGVGYGLGGLRDGLLAARRVQVALDEPELAVRDVPDAPGEAVAGLVEFDRVTFGYQPGVPVIHDVSLTLEPGTVTALVGPSGSGKSTLAALLARFHDVGSGAIRVGGGDLRGLTSDELYTRVGFVLQDPQLVHGTVRENIALAVPDADRARIERAARDAHVHERILRLPQGYDTVLGPDAQLSGGERQRLTIARAILADTPVLVLDEATAFADPESEYLVQRALTRLTRGRTVLVIAHRLHTITGVDRIVVLDHGRVVEAGPHTALLVADGRYRRLWRAGGHGTSRTEESVR, from the coding sequence ATGTCCCGCGGATTCCAGGGCGCGCTCATGCGCGGCCTCGGCTCACAGGACCACGAGGTCACGGTGGTCGAGTCCTTCCTGCTCGCGCCGAAGTTCCTGCGCGTCCGGATGAACGCGCCCGGCCTGCTCGCCGACCTGGACCCCGGACCGGCGGCCTACCTGCGGTTCTGGTTCCCCGACCCGGAGGGCTCGGACACCGAGTTCCAGCGCGGCTTCACCCTCACGGAGTGGGACCGCGACACCGGTGACTTCGCCGTCGACTTCGTCCTGCACGATCCGCCCGGCCCCGCGACGGTCTGGGCGCAGGCGGCGGGGCCGGGCACGACGGTCCCGGTGAGCGCGTTCGGCTCCAAGAAGTTCACCGTCGCCGACGAGGTGCCCGCCGGATACCTCCTGATCGGGGACGCGGCGTCCATTCCCGCCATCAACGGCATCCTCGGCGTGATCCCCGCCAAGACGCCCGTCGAGGTCGTCCTGGAGTGGCACGACGAGGACGACAGGCTGATCCCGGTCACCGCGCATCCGCGCGCGCGGGTGCGCTGGGTGCCGCGCGGGGACACGGCGTCCCTGAGCGAGGCGCTGGAAGCGCGCGACTGGTCGAACTGGTACGCGTGGGCCGCGGCCGAGCTGGGCTCCATCAAGCAGGTCCGGAACCGGCTGCGCAAGGAGTTCGGGTTCCCCAAGTCCGAGGTGCACGCGCAGGGCTACTGGATGCGGGGCAGCGCGCTGAGCACGCTGCGCCGCGACAGGAGCGCCGAGCGGCCGACGCCCGAGACGTCCGCCGCCGTACCTGAGCAGGCAAGGGCCGAGGTCCCGTCCTCCGCCGAGGGGGCTCCGGCCGAGGCGCCGTCCGGGGAGCCCGTGCGCGGCGCGTGGAAGGCGCAGGCGGCGGGCCGCCTGATCGCCCCGCTGAGGCCGACCCTCATGCTCGCCGGACTGCTCCAAGCGCTCGTCACCCTGGTCCAGCTCGCCCCGTTCGTCCTGCTCGTGGAGCTCTCGCGACGCCTGCTGGACGGTGCGGGACCGGACGCGCTGCGGGCCGTCGGCGTCACGGCGCCGGCCCTGCTCGGCGCGGGCACCGCACTGGGCGCGCTGCTCCTGCTGTGGCTGCACGGGGTGGACGCGCGGTTCGCGCGCGGACTGCGCGAGCGGCTGCTCGGCAAGCTCGCCCGGCTGCCGCTCGGCTGGTTCACCGCGCGCGGTTCGGGCGCGGTCAAGCAGCTCGTGCAGGACGACACCCTCGCGCTGCACTACCTGATCACCCACGCCGTCCCCGACGCCGTCGCGGCGGCCGTCGCCCCGATCGCGGTCCTGGCCTACCTGTTCTGGGTGGACTGGCGGATCGCGCTCGCGCTCCTCATCCCGGTGCTGGTCTACATCGTCACCATGGCGGTGATGACGGCGCAGTCCGGCGCGAAGATCGCCCAGGCGCAGCGGTGGGCGGAGCGCATGAACGGCGAGGCCGCCGAGTACCTGCGGGGCCAGCCGGTGATCCGGGTCTTCGGCGCCGCCGCCGAGGGGTACCGCCGGAGCCTCGACGGCTACATCGGCTTCCTGAACGACTGGCGGCGCCCGTTCATCGGCAAGAAGACGGTCATGGACCTGGCCACGCGGCAGGGGACGTTCCTGTGGCTCATCGCCGTGATCGGCACCCCGCTGGTCGTCGGCGGCCGGATGGACCCGGTGGACCTCCTGCCGTTCCTGCTGCTGGGCACCACGTTCGGCGCCCGCCTGCTGGGCGTCGGGTACGGGCTCGGCGGCCTGCGCGACGGGCTGCTCGCCGCGCGGCGCGTCCAGGTCGCGCTCGACGAGCCGGAACTCGCCGTGCGCGACGTCCCGGACGCGCCGGGGGAGGCCGTCGCGGGCCTCGTCGAATTCGACCGGGTGACCTTCGGCTACCAGCCCGGGGTCCCGGTGATCCACGACGTCTCGCTGACGCTGGAGCCGGGCACGGTGACCGCGCTCGTCGGGCCGTCCGGGTCGGGCAAGTCGACCCTCGCGGCTCTGCTCGCGCGCTTCCACGACGTCGGCTCCGGCGCGATCCGCGTCGGCGGCGGGGACCTCCGCGGCCTCACCTCCGACGAGCTGTACACCCGGGTCGGGTTCGTCCTCCAGGACCCGCAGCTCGTGCACGGCACGGTCCGGGAGAACATCGCCCTCGCCGTGCCCGACGCCGACCGGGCCCGGATCGAGCGGGCCGCCCGCGACGCGCACGTCCACGAGCGGATCCTCCGCCTGCCGCAGGGCTACGACACGGTGCTCGGCCCGGACGCGCAGCTGTCCGGCGGCGAACGCCAGCGCCTCACGATCGCCCGCGCGATCCTCGCCGACACCCCCGTGCTCGTCCTGGACGAGGCGACCGCGTTCGCCGACCCGGAGTCGGAGTACCTCGTGCAGCGGGCGCTGACCCGGCTCACCCGGGGCAGGACCGTGCTCGTCATCGCGCACCGCCTGCACACCATCACCGGCGTCGACCGCATCGTCGTGCTCGACCACGGCCGCGTCGTGGAAGCGGGCCCGCACACCGCGCTGCTCGTCGCCGACGGCAGGTACCGCCGCCTGTGGCGGGCGGGCGGACACGGCACTTCGAGGACCGAGGAGAGCGTCCGATGA
- a CDS encoding ABC transporter ATP-binding protein has protein sequence MIRTLVGLLPGDRRGRAVVHTVLTVVSVALRAAAAVLLVPLVGALFGDDPGAAWPWLGALTAVTVAGWTTDVIVARIGFDLGFALLDRTQKDVADRLTRVRLTWFTVANTANARQAIAATGPELVGLVVNLLTPLVGATLLPVAIALALLPVSWQLGLAALAGVPIVLGAFWGAGAIGRRADRAAAEANGALTERIFEFARTQEALRAARRVEPARSHTGAALAAQHGATVRLLLLQVPGRLLFGLAAQLALILLAGTAAVLAVRGDLDVPEAIALIVVVARYLEPFTVLGELAPAIESVRGTLRRIRAVLDAPVIPEGTAAARATTAPRIEFQDVVFRHGPDEEPVLDGLNLTLEAGRLTAIVGPSGSGKSTILGLAAGLYEPERGRVLVDGIDLATFDADTRLSLASVVFQHPYLFDGSILENVLSGHPYAEEGAFTRALTLARVDDLVARLPDGLDTPAGEAGAALSGGERQRVGIARALLKPAPLLLVDEATSALDTENETAVVQALTADPEARTRLVVAHRLSGIRHADRVLFLDDGRVIEEGTVDSLLAANGRFARFWRHQSDTTHWQLTPAP, from the coding sequence ATGATCCGCACCCTGGTGGGGCTCCTTCCCGGGGACCGACGCGGCCGCGCGGTGGTCCACACGGTCCTGACCGTGGTGAGCGTGGCGCTGCGCGCCGCCGCGGCGGTCCTGCTCGTGCCCCTGGTCGGGGCCCTGTTCGGCGACGACCCCGGCGCCGCGTGGCCGTGGTTGGGCGCGCTCACCGCGGTCACCGTCGCGGGCTGGACGACCGACGTGATCGTGGCGCGGATCGGCTTCGACCTCGGCTTCGCGCTGCTGGACCGCACCCAGAAGGACGTCGCGGACCGGCTCACCCGGGTCCGCCTGACCTGGTTCACCGTGGCGAACACCGCGAACGCCCGGCAGGCGATCGCCGCCACCGGACCGGAACTCGTCGGTCTCGTCGTCAACCTGCTCACGCCGCTCGTCGGCGCGACCCTGCTGCCGGTGGCGATCGCGCTGGCGCTGCTGCCGGTGTCGTGGCAGCTCGGGCTCGCCGCGCTGGCCGGCGTCCCGATCGTGCTGGGCGCCTTCTGGGGAGCGGGCGCGATCGGCCGCCGCGCCGACCGTGCGGCGGCGGAGGCCAACGGCGCGCTCACCGAGCGGATCTTCGAGTTCGCCCGGACCCAGGAGGCCCTGCGCGCGGCCCGCCGGGTGGAGCCGGCCCGCAGCCACACCGGGGCCGCGCTCGCCGCCCAGCACGGCGCGACCGTGCGGCTGCTGCTCCTCCAGGTGCCCGGCCGGCTCCTGTTCGGGCTCGCGGCCCAGCTCGCGCTCATCCTGCTGGCGGGCACCGCCGCGGTCCTCGCCGTGCGGGGCGACCTCGACGTGCCCGAGGCCATCGCGCTCATCGTCGTCGTCGCCCGCTACCTGGAGCCCTTCACCGTGCTCGGCGAGCTCGCCCCGGCGATCGAGAGCGTGCGCGGGACGCTCCGCCGGATCCGCGCGGTGCTCGACGCGCCCGTCATCCCCGAGGGCACGGCCGCCGCGCGGGCGACCACCGCGCCCCGGATCGAGTTCCAGGACGTGGTGTTCCGCCACGGTCCGGACGAGGAACCCGTCCTGGACGGCCTGAACCTCACCCTGGAGGCGGGCCGGCTGACGGCGATCGTCGGCCCGTCGGGATCGGGGAAGAGCACGATCCTGGGCCTCGCCGCCGGCCTGTACGAGCCGGAACGCGGGCGCGTGCTCGTCGACGGGATCGACCTCGCGACCTTCGACGCCGACACCCGCCTGTCGCTGGCGAGCGTGGTGTTCCAGCACCCGTACCTGTTCGACGGCTCGATCCTGGAGAACGTCCTCAGCGGCCACCCCTACGCGGAGGAAGGGGCGTTCACCCGCGCCCTCACCCTCGCCCGCGTCGACGACCTCGTCGCGCGCCTCCCCGACGGGCTCGACACCCCGGCCGGCGAGGCGGGAGCCGCCCTGTCCGGAGGGGAGCGCCAGCGCGTCGGCATCGCGCGGGCCCTCCTCAAGCCCGCTCCGCTCCTCCTGGTCGACGAGGCCACCAGCGCCCTGGACACCGAGAACGAGACCGCCGTCGTCCAGGCGCTCACCGCCGATCCCGAGGCCCGCACCCGCCTGGTCGTCGCCCACCGCCTGTCCGGCATTCGCCACGCCGACCGCGTCCTGTTCCTCGACGACGGTCGCGTCATCGAGGAAGGCACCGTCGACTCCCTCCTCGCCGCGAACGGCCGCTTCGCCCGGTTCTGGCGCCACCAGTCCGACACCACCCACTGGCAGCTGACCCCCGCTCCCTAG
- a CDS encoding TetR/AcrR family transcriptional regulator: MVRHGGRARVVTVQEIVRVGRELGLRRLSVKAVANGLDVSAAALYRHVESRWELERLVGESLLAGLDLPDDPAEGPERHLLSLALRLREYALAHPGLAAYLQVLFPRGEEGMRLLTAEVEALGRRGYTPDVAVVLSGAVASLAISLAASEESDTAARQGEEYAREQRTATERLLADDRLGPAHADLPRMSTPDFVRLLLAASIRGLVSVARPGRPVHEIVADLSGGGEGG, encoded by the coding sequence GTGGTGCGGCATGGGGGAAGGGCCCGGGTCGTCACGGTCCAGGAGATCGTGCGGGTGGGGCGTGAGCTGGGCCTGCGGCGGCTCAGCGTGAAGGCCGTCGCGAACGGACTCGACGTGTCCGCCGCGGCGCTGTACCGGCATGTGGAGAGCCGGTGGGAGCTGGAGCGCCTCGTCGGCGAGAGCCTGCTCGCCGGACTCGACCTGCCCGACGACCCGGCCGAGGGCCCCGAACGGCACCTGCTGTCGTTAGCGCTCCGGCTACGGGAGTACGCGCTGGCGCATCCGGGCCTCGCGGCCTACCTCCAGGTGCTGTTCCCGCGCGGCGAGGAGGGCATGCGGCTGCTCACGGCGGAGGTCGAGGCGCTGGGCCGCCGCGGGTACACGCCCGATGTCGCGGTGGTGCTGAGCGGCGCGGTGGCCTCCCTGGCGATCAGCCTCGCGGCGTCGGAGGAGAGCGACACCGCGGCCCGGCAGGGCGAGGAGTACGCCAGGGAACAGCGCACCGCCACGGAGCGCCTGCTCGCCGACGACCGGCTGGGCCCCGCGCACGCGGACCTGCCCCGGATGTCGACACCGGACTTCGTGCGGCTGCTGCTCGCGGCGTCGATCCGGGGCCTGGTCTCGGTGGCCAGGCCCGGCCGCCCCGTGCACGAGATCGTCGCGGACCTCTCCGGCGGCGGGGAGGGCGGCTGA
- a CDS encoding N-acetylglutaminylglutamine amidotransferase encodes MCGFCGEIRFDGNPADVDAVARMNTCLESRGPDGSGVWASGGFALGHRRLKIIDLSDRAAQPMIDSELGLSGVFNGCVYNYKELRDELQADGYRFFSTSDTEVLLKGYHRWGRDFVSHLKGMFAFALRERDTGVVILGRDRLGIKPLYLTRSPDRLRFASTLPALLAGGGVDTSLDLVALHHYMTFHSVVPAPRTILAGVEKLPAATVRTVQPDGSFEDHVYWRPSFTRHVDLPEEEWPGAVLESLRTAVARRMVADVPVGVLLSGGIDSSLIVALLAEAGQHGLATFSIGFQAAGGESGDEFEYSDLVAREFGTDHHRIHIGDDRLLGALHGAVGAMSEPMVSHDCVAFYLLSQEVSKHVKVVQSGQGADEIFAGYDWYPPLAGTPRGRAAEDYAKVFFDRPHADLAGQLSPRYLGEDHSTAFVRARFAEPGATEAVDAALRLDSTVMLVEDPVKRVDNMTMAFGLEARTPFLDHEVVELAGACPPALKLAQGGKGVVKRAARGVVPDAVIDRTKGSFPVPAIRHLSGPYLDLAREALTDPAAKARGLFDEDYVTRLLAAPTEHRTTLGANALWQLALLELWLQKHGI; translated from the coding sequence ATGTGTGGCTTTTGTGGTGAAATCCGATTCGACGGCAACCCCGCCGACGTGGACGCCGTGGCGCGGATGAACACCTGCCTGGAGTCCCGCGGTCCGGACGGCTCCGGCGTCTGGGCGTCCGGCGGGTTCGCGCTCGGACATCGGCGGCTCAAGATCATCGACCTGTCCGACCGGGCCGCCCAGCCGATGATCGACAGCGAGCTCGGCCTCTCCGGCGTCTTCAACGGCTGCGTCTACAACTACAAGGAACTGCGCGATGAGCTCCAGGCCGACGGCTACCGGTTCTTCTCCACCTCCGATACCGAGGTCCTGCTCAAGGGCTACCACCGGTGGGGGCGCGACTTCGTCTCCCATCTGAAGGGCATGTTCGCCTTCGCCCTGCGCGAGCGCGACACGGGCGTGGTGATCCTCGGCCGCGACAGGCTCGGGATCAAACCCCTTTACCTCACTCGGTCGCCGGACCGCCTGAGGTTCGCCTCCACCCTTCCGGCGCTGCTGGCGGGCGGGGGAGTGGACACCTCCCTCGATCTTGTGGCTCTGCACCACTACATGACGTTCCACTCGGTCGTCCCCGCGCCCCGGACGATCCTGGCCGGGGTCGAGAAGCTGCCCGCCGCGACGGTCCGGACGGTCCAGCCGGACGGCTCGTTCGAGGACCACGTCTACTGGCGGCCCTCCTTCACCCGGCATGTGGACCTCCCCGAGGAGGAATGGCCCGGGGCCGTCCTGGAGTCCCTGCGGACCGCCGTGGCGCGCCGGATGGTCGCCGACGTGCCCGTCGGGGTGCTCCTCTCCGGTGGGATCGACTCCAGTCTGATCGTCGCGCTGCTCGCCGAGGCGGGCCAGCACGGGCTCGCCACCTTCAGCATCGGCTTCCAGGCCGCGGGAGGGGAATCGGGCGACGAGTTCGAGTACTCCGATCTCGTGGCCCGCGAGTTCGGCACCGACCACCACCGGATCCACATCGGCGACGACCGCCTGCTCGGCGCCCTGCACGGTGCCGTCGGGGCGATGAGCGAGCCCATGGTCAGCCACGACTGCGTGGCCTTCTACCTGCTGTCGCAGGAGGTGTCGAAGCACGTCAAGGTCGTCCAGTCCGGGCAGGGCGCGGACGAGATCTTCGCCGGATACGACTGGTATCCGCCGCTCGCCGGAACCCCGCGAGGGCGGGCCGCCGAGGACTACGCCAAGGTCTTCTTCGACCGGCCGCACGCCGATCTCGCCGGCCAGCTGAGCCCCCGGTACCTGGGCGAGGATCACAGCACCGCCTTCGTGCGGGCCCGTTTCGCCGAGCCGGGCGCCACCGAGGCCGTCGACGCGGCCCTGCGGCTGGACAGCACGGTCATGCTGGTCGAAGACCCCGTGAAGCGCGTCGACAACATGACCATGGCCTTCGGGCTCGAGGCCCGCACGCCGTTCCTCGATCACGAGGTCGTCGAACTGGCCGGAGCCTGCCCGCCCGCTCTCAAACTCGCCCAAGGCGGCAAGGGCGTGGTGAAGCGGGCGGCCCGGGGCGTCGTCCCGGACGCGGTGATCGACCGGACCAAGGGCTCCTTCCCCGTCCCGGCGATCCGCCACCTTTCCGGTCCCTATCTGGATCTCGCCAGGGAGGCGCTGACCGACCCGGCCGCCAAGGCGCGCGGCCTGTTCGATGAGGACTATGTCACCCGGCTTCTGGCCGCGCCGACCGAGCACCGCACCACGCTCGGGGCGAACGCGTTGTGGCAGCTCGCGCTGCTCGAGCTGTGGCTACAGAAGCATGGGATTTAG
- a CDS encoding class II glutamine amidotransferase, producing MEAVVNVSGEAALCRHFVWLGVERTVEDLVLKPAYGLPRQADRPRWQHIDLINRDGFGIGWFAADGHAVTYRRTGPFEADPDFPAFAAEVRGTCVVGAARGASPGMPIEEAATAPFTNGKALLSLNGHLNVALATHLHDPSYVPESTCDAAFLAQLLWQRLDAGTALVAAVPDLVRDIAANDSNACLNLLATDGSVVVATTWGETLCYREAPEGVIVASEPHDYEPHWVTVPDRHLLIATPTGVKVTALDPVAAPALTDPV from the coding sequence GTGGAAGCAGTCGTCAACGTCTCGGGGGAGGCCGCATTGTGCCGTCATTTCGTCTGGCTGGGAGTCGAACGCACGGTCGAGGACCTCGTCCTCAAGCCGGCCTACGGGCTGCCCCGGCAGGCCGATAGGCCCCGCTGGCAGCACATCGACCTGATCAACCGCGACGGCTTCGGCATCGGCTGGTTCGCCGCCGACGGCCATGCCGTCACCTACCGGCGCACCGGCCCGTTCGAGGCGGACCCGGACTTCCCGGCCTTCGCCGCCGAGGTCCGCGGCACCTGCGTCGTGGGCGCGGCGCGCGGCGCGAGCCCCGGCATGCCGATCGAGGAGGCCGCCACCGCGCCCTTCACCAACGGCAAGGCGCTCCTCTCCTTGAACGGCCACCTGAACGTCGCCCTCGCCACCCACCTCCACGACCCGTCCTACGTCCCGGAATCCACCTGCGACGCCGCCTTCCTGGCCCAGCTCCTCTGGCAGCGCCTGGACGCGGGCACGGCCCTGGTGGCGGCGGTCCCCGACCTGGTCCGCGACATCGCCGCGAACGACTCCAACGCCTGCCTCAACCTCCTGGCGACCGACGGCTCCGTGGTCGTCGCCACCACCTGGGGCGAGACCCTCTGCTACCGCGAGGCTCCCGAGGGCGTCATCGTGGCCAGCGAACCCCACGACTACGAGCCCCACTGGGTCACCGTCCCGGACCGCCACCTCCTGATCGCCACGCCCACCGGCGTCAAGGTCACCGCCCTCGACCCCGTGGCCGCCCCCGCCCTCACCGACCCGGTCTGA